One segment of Triticum aestivum cultivar Chinese Spring chromosome 2A, IWGSC CS RefSeq v2.1, whole genome shotgun sequence DNA contains the following:
- the LOC123190208 gene encoding 9-beta-pimara-7,15-diene oxidase, with protein MELSTATLLLSISVASLAILASLLSRKSAPSSKRRRPPGPRCLPFIGSLLHLLTSEPQVALRDLAKKHGPVMYLRLGHVDTVVISSPAAAQEVLRDNNLTFASRPSLVATEILCYGNTDIAFAPYGAYWRTLRKICMVELLSARKVRQFAPIRDTEILSLVTNVRAAARGGEPVNLGGLLVSCSNTISAKATFGEGCDADLQEQFLSAIGVALEYSGGFCVGDLFPSLWFVDVVTGVRRRLWRAHRVLDAVFEKIITRCEARREEKKSTATTGGGDDDLLSVMLRIKDEDGLEFPISTTNIKAVIVDMFTGGTETTSSAAEWIMSELMRSPEVMAKAQAEVRRTFGNKNPRDHESLIEGLCYTRMVVKEGLRLHPVLPLVLPRVCRETCDVGGFEVTEGTRVLVNVWAIGRSAEHWQDAEVFRPERFADSTATDYTGTRYEYLPFGSGRRMCPGGNFAMATLELTVARLLYYFDWSLPNGIRPEELDMDMIVGATARRRNQLHLIAVPYNVPIDL; from the exons ATGGAGCTAAGCACCGCCACTCTCCTGCTCTCTATCTCTGTCGCCTCACTGGCGATTCTTGCGTCGTTGCTTAGCCGCAAATCGGCACCAAGCTCCAAGAGGAGGCGGCCTCCTGGTCCACGGTGTCTCCCCTTCATCGGaagcctcctccacctccttaccTCGGAGCCGCAGGTCGCTCTCCGGGACCTGGCCAAGAAGCACGGGCCGGTGATGTACCTGCGGCTGGGCCACGTCGACACCGTCGTGATCTCCTCCCCGGCGGCGGCACAGGAGGTGCTCCGGGACAACAACCTCACATTCGCGTCGCGGCCGAGCCTTGTGGCCACGGAGATCCTATGCTACGGGAACACTGACATCGCCTTTGCGCCGTACGGCGCGTACTGGAGGACGCTGCGAAAGATCTGCATGGTGGAGCTCCTGAGCGCGCGGAAGGTGAGGCAGTTCGCGCCCATCAGGGATACTGAGATCCTGTCCCTCGTTACGAATGTCCGCGCTGCCGCCAGAGGCGGCGAGCCAGTAAATCTCGGCGGACTGCTCGTGTCTTGCTCGAACACGATCAGCGCAAAGGCCACGTTCGGTGAGGGATGCGATGCCGACCTCCAGGAGCAGTTCTTGTCTGCGATCGGCGTGGCACTGGAGTACAGCGGGGGCTTCTGCGTCGGGGACCTCTTCCCGTCCCTGTGGTTCGTGGATGTCGTCACTGGGGTGAGACGCCGGCTCTGGCGAGCGCACAGGGTCCTCGACGCCGTCTTTGAGAAGATCATCACTAGGTGCGAGGCGCGGCGGGAGGAGAAGAAGTCAACGGCGACGACCGGCGGCGGAGATGATGACCTTCTGAGCGTCATGCTCAGGATCAAGGACGAGGACGGCCTTGAGTTCCCCATCAGCACCACGAACATCAAGGCAGTCATAGTG GATATGTTCACGGGAGGGACCGAGACAACATCATCAGCCGCCGAGTGGATCATGTCGGAGCTCATGCGGAGCCCGGAGGTaatggcgaaggcgcaggccgagGTGCGGCGAACATTCGGCAACAAGAACCCACGAGACCACGAGAGCCTCATAGAGGGGCTGTGCTACACGAGGATGGTGGTGAAGGAGGGCTTGAGGCTGCACCCGGTGTTGCCGCTCGTCCTCCCACGTGTCTGCCGGGAGACCTGCGACGTCGGCGGATTCGAGGTCACGGAGGGCACCAGGGTCTTGGTTAACGTGTGGGCGATAGGGAGGAGCGCCGAGCATTGGCAGGACGCCGAGGTGTTTAGGCCGGAGAGGTTCGCGGATAGCACGGCGACAGACTACACCGGCACGCGGTACGAGTACTTGCCGTTCGGCAGCGGGAGGAGGATGTGCCCCGGCGGCAACTTTGCGATGGCCACGCTGGAGCTCACTGTGGCACGGCTTCTCTACTACTTCGACTGGAGCCTCCCCAACGGGATTCGACCGGAGGAGCTCGACATGGACATGATCGTCGGCGCAACGGCAAGAAGAAGGAACCAACTGCACCTAATTGCAGTGCCCTATAATGTCCCAATCGATCTTTAA